One genomic region from Artemia franciscana chromosome 17, ASM3288406v1, whole genome shotgun sequence encodes:
- the LOC136037842 gene encoding LOW QUALITY PROTEIN: pre-mRNA-splicing factor ISY1 homolog (The sequence of the model RefSeq protein was modified relative to this genomic sequence to represent the inferred CDS: deleted 1 base in 1 codon) yields MARNSEKAMTALARWRAAEMGTLKAKDRRPYLATECDDLQEAEKWRMQIIREISKKVSQIQNAGLGEFRIRDLNDEINKLLREKGHWEVRISELGGPNYQKLGPKMLDEEGKEVPGNRGYKYFGAAKDLPGVRELFEQEPPPPPRKTRAELMKDVDADYYGYRDEDDGILVQLEREEEKKAILEVVQEWKKGRQGDIADNLEPEEEIDFESLLSDKPLYTAHVDVPSQEDIKEALLQKRKKELLSKYVGDAEGL; encoded by the exons atggCTCGGAATTCAGAGAAAGCAATGACAGCGTTGGCAAGATGGCGTGCAGCAGAAATGGGGACCCTAAAAGCCAAAGATAGACGACCTTACCTTGCAACAGAGTGTGATGATTTACAGGAAGCAGAAAAATGGAGGATGCAAATTAtaagagaaatttctaaaaaagtaTCACAAATTCAAAATGCTGGCTTAGGCGAATTCAGGATCAGAGATTTGAATgatgaaattaataaattacttCGTGAA AAAGGGCATTGGGAGGTTAGGATATCAGAGCTTGGTGGTCCAAACTATCAGAAACTTGGTCCAAAGATGCTTGATGAAGAAGGGAAAGAAGTTCCTGGAAATAGAGGATACAAGTACTTTGGAGCTGCAAAAGATCTGCCCGGTGTACGTGAGTTATTTGAACAAGAACCACCCCCACCTCCCAGAAAAACACGAGCAGAGCTTATGAAAGATGTTGATGCTGACTACTATGGGTACAGAGATGAAGATGATGGCATTTTAGTACAATTAGAAAGGGAGGAAGAAAAGAAGGCAATACTTGAAGTAGTCCAAGAATGGAAGAAAGGAAGACAGGGAGACATTGCTGATAATTTGGAACCGGAGGAAGAAATTGACTTTGAGAGTCTGCTATCAGATAAGCCTTTATACACAGCCCATGTCGACGTTCCATCTCAGGAGGATATCAAAGAAGCTCTGCTAcagaaaaggaagaaagaacTTCTGTCTAAATACGTCGGTGATGCGGAAGGATTATAA